In one Sesamum indicum cultivar Zhongzhi No. 13 linkage group LG12, S_indicum_v1.0, whole genome shotgun sequence genomic region, the following are encoded:
- the LOC105175353 gene encoding protein DETOXIFICATION 40 → MEQPVDDHNPPASCHSMPPPPSDAVASHSSSELEKVLSDADLPCLKRYRKATWIELKLLFKLAAPAVMMYLINNAMSMSTRIFSGHLGNLEFAAACLGNQGIQLFAYGLLLGMGSAVETLCGQAYGAGRYEMLGVYLQRATVVLMMFSLPIVVVYVLSRPLLLFIGESKQVATLASVFVYGLIPQVLAYSVNFPIQKFLQAQSIVAPSALISLATLGVHLLVSWIAVYRVGLGLLGASLVLSLSWWIIVTAQFVYIVASRKCKDTWTGFKWEAFSGLWEFVKLSIGSAVMLCLETWYFQVLVLIAGLLENPELALDALSVCMSVNGLLFMVSIGFNAAASVRVGNEIGAGHPKSAAFSVMMVNLVSFMVAAAEAGIVLSQRHIISYIFTGGETVAKAVADLCPLLAVTLLLNGVQPVLSGVAVGCGWQSFVACINVGCYYMVGIPIGCLLGFKFNLGVKGIWSGMIGGTMMQTLILLWVTFRTDWNKEVEKARKRLDKWEEITEPLLKE, encoded by the exons ATGGAGCAGCCCGTGGACGACCACAACCCACCAGCTTCTTGTCATTCGATGCCACCGCCGCCATCGGACGCCGTCGCCAGTCACTCCAGCTCCGAGCTCGAAAAGGTACTGTCAGACGCCGATTTGCCATGCCTGAAGCGTTATAGGAAGGCCACGTGGATCGAGCTGAAACTCCTGTTCAAACTCGCGGCACCCGCCGTCATGATGTACTTAATAAACAACGCAATGTCCATGTCCACTCGCATCTTTTCCGGTCACCTCGGCAATCTGGAGTTCGCCGCCGCTTGTCTCGGCAATCAAGGCATCCAATTATTCGCCTACGGACTCCTC CTAGGCATGGGGAGCGCGGTTGAAACACTCTGCGGGCAGGCGTACGGCGCGGGCCGCTACGAAATGCTTGGCGTCTACCTGCAACGCGCCACCGTGGTGCTGATGATGTTCAGCCTTCCGATCGTGGTGGTCTACGTGCTATCGAGGCCACTTTTGCTCTTCATCGGCGAGTCCAAACAGGTAGCGACGCTGGCGTCGGTGTTCGTGTACGGTCTGATCCCGCAGGTGTTGGCGTACTCGGTGAATTTTCCGATACAGAAGTTCCTCCAGGCGCAGAGCATAGTGGCGCCGAGCGCGTTGATCTCCCTGGCAACGCTGGGGGTGCATTTGCTGGTGAGCTGGATTGCGGTGTACCGGGTGGGGTTAGGGTTATTAGGTGCGTCGCTGGTGCTGAGCTTGTCGTGGTGGATAATTGTTACGGCGCAGTTCGTGTATATTGTGGCTAGCCGAAAATGTAAGGACACGTGGACAGGGTTCAAGTGGGAGGCTTTCAGCGGTCTTTGGGAGTTTGTGAAGCTGTCTATTGGCTCCGCTGTGATGCTGTGCTTGGAGACGTGGTACTTTCAGGTACTAGTCCTGATTGCGGGATTGCTGGAGAATCCTGAACTCGCCTTGGATGCACTCTCTGTGTG CATGTCGGTGAATGGACTACTATTCATGGTCTCAATCGGATTCAATGCTGCTGCTAG CGTGAGAGTGGGGAATGAGATAGGAGCAGGGCACCCCAAATCGGCGGCGTTCTCCGTCATGATGGTGAATTTGGTCTCTTTCATGGTGGCCGCGGCGGAGGCCGGCATTGTTTTATCACAGCGCCACATCATAAGTTACATTTTCACCGGGGGTGAAACGGTGGCCAAAGCGGTGGCAGATCTCTGTCCATTGCTAGCAGTCACTCTCCTCTTAAATGGCGTCCAACCAGTCTTGTCCG GAGTGGCCGTGGGTTGCGGATGGCAATCATTTGTGGCATGCATAAATGTAGGTTGTTACTACATGGTGGGAATTCCAATTGGTTGCCTTCTTGGCTTCAAATTCAACCTTGGTGTAAAG GGAATTTGGTCTGGCATGATCGGAGGGACAATGATGCAGACCCTCATCTTACTCTGGGTAACATTTCGAACAGACTGGAATAAAGAG GTGGAGAAAGCAAGAAAGCGTTTGGACAAGTGGGAAGAAATCACAGAGCCCCTTCTCAAGGAGTAA